The following is a genomic window from Flavobacterium crassostreae.
GTTACAAAATAAGCAACATTGTTTACCTCAAAACTACTAATAGCATCTGGCATGAACATTCCTTTTACATTCCAAGGGTTAAATACGATCTGATCGTCTTTATCACTAATATCAATAGCGTTTTCGGCCAAACTAAAATCTTTGTAACCTAATGGAAATATAGCCGTAATTTTTTTGGCAAGTAGGTCTACTTTGGCAACGCCATTATTTTCTTGTAGAGTTACCCAGGCTGTTTTAGAATCTGCAGCAATGGTGATGTATTCTGGCTCAATGTCTTTTGCAAAATCATTTGTCGGGCTAGAAATCTTAAAACCACCTGCTTTTAGGGTTGTTAATTGGCTACTAAAATTGCTAAAATTTAAAGTAGTAACGGCATAGTTATTAGCAACATCAATTATAGAAACAGTTCCTTCTGGATCTACCGAATAATCACTATTTGGCTCGCCTTCATTGGCAGTCATGATCCATTTTCCGTCTGGCGAAAACGTAACCATATCTGGCAATGCACCTACGGTAATCTCCTTAATAACACTATAATTGGCCGTATCAAAAACAACCACTTTACCTAAATCTTGTTTGCTTGAGGTAGCCTCTAAGGCCACAGCCAATTTGCCTTGGTAAGTAGCCACACTGTTCGAGGCGCCATTAAAGGGAGTCAAATCTATTTTGGCGATCCACTTTGGATTGGATGGATCGGACAAATCTACTACATCGATGCCGTTGGTATCGCTATTATTAACTGTAAACAGCTTTTTGGAAACTGCATCATACGCACTTATTTCTGCGGCACCTTCTGCTCCGATGGTAA
Proteins encoded in this region:
- a CDS encoding choice-of-anchor I family protein; its protein translation is MKNYGLTVLAAICLLSSCTKNESIEDAILEQLIDENPASFKEIGSITIGAEGAAEISAYDAVSKKLFTVNNSDTNGIDVVDLSDPSNPKWIAKIDLTPFNGASNSVATYQGKLAVALEATSSKQDLGKVVVFDTANYSVIKEITVGALPDMVTFSPDGKWIMTANEGEPNSDYSVDPEGTVSIIDVANNYAVTTLNFSNFSSQLTTLKAGGFKISSPTNDFAKDIEPEYITIAADSKTAWVTLQENNGVAKVDLLAKKITAIFPLGYKDFSLAENAIDISDKDDQIVFNPWNVKGMFMPDAISSFEVNNVAYFVTANEGDAREYDNYVDVSRIGSSSVILDPVKFPNALALKDNAKMGRLNIVNKMGDTDGDGDIDELVSFGGRSFSIWNGTTGKMVFDSKNELDKKAHDFGTYDDKRSDDKGAEPEAVVVAKMGSKSILFVGLERTDNCMVYDVTNPNAPKYLQTLKTGDAPEGLLFIPASQSPNKRSLVVVSSEGDGTIKIYQPDRN